From the candidate division WOR-3 bacterium genome, one window contains:
- the murA gene encoding UDP-N-acetylglucosamine 1-carboxyvinyltransferase, with the protein MDKLIIEGGYRLEGEVEIKGAKNSSLPILAATLLCEDEFLIENVPMVRDIFTIKKLLEVLGASVKIEKNTVKIDTRGAVGYEAPYELVSQMRASYYVLGPLIARIGRALVSLPGGCAIGTRPVDLHIKGLRELGAEISITQGYIDAYANGLKGKRIFLEGPNGPSVGATINVMTAATLSSGKTIIEGAAMEPEVEDVANFLNKCGANIKGHGTRRIEIRGVKKLHGCKYKVIPDRIEAGTFAVGAAITKGDVFLKGAIPIHLQSILKKLQEIGAKIIIEKDGIGIKMEKEIQSTDIETAPFPGFPTDMQAQFTALLSLSDGISVIKETIFEDRFMHISELVRMGANIKKEGDCAIVKGVPSLYGAKVMASDLRASAALVLAGLSAQGITEISRVYHIDRGYESIEERLRRLGAHIWRQKG; encoded by the coding sequence ATGGATAAGCTAATTATAGAAGGTGGATATAGATTAGAAGGAGAAGTAGAAATAAAAGGAGCAAAAAATTCTTCCCTTCCAATTCTTGCCGCAACACTACTCTGTGAAGACGAATTCTTAATAGAAAATGTCCCTATGGTAAGAGACATTTTCACCATAAAAAAACTTCTTGAGGTCCTTGGGGCTTCAGTAAAGATAGAAAAAAATACGGTAAAAATAGACACAAGAGGAGCTGTTGGTTATGAAGCTCCATATGAATTAGTAAGCCAGATGAGAGCAAGTTATTATGTTCTTGGACCTTTAATTGCCAGAATTGGGAGAGCTCTTGTTTCTCTTCCTGGAGGTTGTGCGATTGGAACAAGGCCTGTGGATCTACATATAAAAGGGCTTAGAGAATTAGGAGCAGAGATTTCAATCACTCAAGGATATATAGATGCCTATGCAAATGGATTAAAAGGAAAAAGAATTTTCTTAGAAGGACCAAATGGACCATCAGTTGGCGCAACAATAAACGTGATGACAGCAGCAACTCTTTCTTCAGGAAAAACAATTATTGAGGGAGCTGCAATGGAACCAGAGGTTGAAGATGTTGCTAACTTCCTAAATAAATGTGGGGCAAACATAAAAGGTCATGGGACAAGGAGAATAGAAATAAGAGGAGTAAAAAAACTTCACGGTTGCAAATATAAAGTCATTCCAGATAGGATTGAAGCCGGAACTTTTGCCGTGGGCGCAGCAATAACAAAGGGTGATGTGTTCCTAAAGGGTGCAATCCCAATCCATCTTCAATCTATCTTGAAGAAGCTACAAGAAATCGGAGCAAAAATAATTATAGAAAAAGATGGTATTGGAATAAAAATGGAAAAAGAAATCCAAAGTACAGATATAGAAACAGCTCCTTTCCCTGGTTTCCCAACAGATATGCAAGCACAATTTACAGCCCTTCTTTCCCTCTCGGACGGTATCTCGGTTATAAAAGAAACAATTTTTGAAGACAGATTTATGCACATTTCTGAATTGGTCAGAATGGGAGCAAATATAAAAAAGGAAGGTGACTGTGCTATTGTAAAAGGAGTCCCTTCTCTATATGGTGCAAAAGTTATGGCTTCGGATCTCAGAGCTTCTGCTGCTCTTGTTTTAGCAGGTTTATCAGCACAAGGAATTACAGAAATAAGCAGGGTTTACCATATTGATAGAGGTTACGAAAGCATTGAAGAAAGATTAAGGAGATTAGGTGCTCACATATGGAGACAAAAAGGATAG
- the nadB gene encoding L-aspartate oxidase encodes METKRIETDFLIIGSGISALNFALRVSEKGNVLILTKKERTEANTNYAQGGIAVVLDSKDSFSSHIEDTCKVGAGLCIKEAVEVMVKEGPSVLEDLINWGVEFSKDENQKIELWMEGGHSHRRIVHSGDLTGREIERKLMSVIKRHSNIRIFEHHIAFELIKENNSVQGAYALDVSTGEIIQVLGKVTFLATGGAGQVYQYTSNPSVATGDGITLAYNAGCRIVNMEFFQFHPTTLWTPTHGERQFLISEAIRGEGGILLDLEGNRFMKEFDPRLELAPRDVVARACDYVLKEKGYEYVLLDISHKDPEFIKKTFPHIYKECLKYSIDITKQPIPVVPAAHYMCGGIWTDLYGRTDLKGLLAAGEVAFTGVHGANRLASNSLLEALVFSKRAASIVEEWKNETFPKKERSKNKKKAIMEESVLAIHTKKEIKQTMWDYVGIVRRDYLLNRALRRFELYLEEIEDLYKTSSLSKDLIELRSLATVAYLITKSAITRKESRGLHYNKDHPEEKREFKKHTFLKKEDLWTTN; translated from the coding sequence ATGGAGACAAAAAGGATAGAAACCGACTTCTTAATAATAGGAAGCGGGATCTCAGCTTTAAATTTTGCTCTTAGAGTTTCCGAAAAGGGGAATGTTCTTATTCTTACAAAAAAAGAAAGAACGGAAGCCAACACAAATTACGCTCAAGGAGGAATAGCTGTTGTTTTAGATAGCAAAGATTCCTTCTCTTCGCATATTGAAGATACCTGCAAAGTTGGAGCAGGACTTTGCATAAAGGAAGCTGTTGAAGTTATGGTTAAAGAAGGCCCCTCGGTTTTAGAAGATTTGATTAATTGGGGTGTTGAATTTTCAAAAGACGAAAACCAAAAAATTGAGCTGTGGATGGAAGGAGGACATTCCCATAGAAGAATTGTCCACTCTGGGGACCTAACAGGAAGAGAAATAGAAAGAAAATTAATGTCGGTAATAAAAAGACATTCAAATATAAGAATTTTTGAACATCACATTGCTTTTGAACTCATTAAAGAAAATAATAGTGTTCAAGGCGCCTATGCCTTAGATGTATCTACAGGAGAAATCATCCAGGTTCTTGGAAAAGTAACCTTCCTTGCTACAGGAGGTGCAGGTCAAGTCTATCAATATACCTCTAATCCTTCAGTTGCAACTGGGGATGGGATAACTCTTGCATATAATGCTGGATGCAGAATTGTGAATATGGAATTTTTTCAATTTCACCCAACAACTTTATGGACGCCAACCCATGGGGAAAGACAATTCTTAATCTCAGAAGCTATTCGTGGAGAAGGAGGAATTCTTTTGGACCTTGAAGGGAATAGATTTATGAAAGAATTTGATCCAAGACTGGAACTTGCTCCAAGAGATGTAGTGGCTCGTGCTTGTGACTATGTCTTAAAAGAAAAGGGATATGAGTATGTTTTGCTTGACATTTCCCATAAAGACCCAGAATTTATAAAGAAGACTTTTCCCCACATTTATAAAGAATGCCTTAAATATTCAATTGACATTACAAAACAACCAATACCTGTTGTTCCGGCAGCTCATTATATGTGTGGAGGGATTTGGACGGACCTATATGGAAGAACAGACTTAAAAGGACTTCTTGCAGCTGGAGAAGTGGCCTTCACTGGAGTTCACGGAGCAAATAGGCTTGCAAGTAATTCTTTGCTTGAGGCTTTAGTTTTTTCAAAAAGAGCTGCTAGTATAGTAGAAGAATGGAAGAACGAAACTTTTCCTAAAAAAGAAAGGTCTAAAAATAAGAAAAAAGCCATAATGGAAGAAAGTGTTCTGGCTATTCACACAAAAAAAGAAATAAAACAAACAATGTGGGATTACGTAGGGATTGTAAGAAGAGACTATCTTTTAAATAGAGCCTTAAGAAGATTCGAATTGTACTTAGAAGAAATTGAAGATTTGTATAAAACAAGTAGCCTTTCAAAAGATTTAATAGAACTACGCTCTCTCGCTACAGTAGCTTACCTAATCACAAAATCAGCTATAACAAGAAAAGAATCCAGAGGCCTCCATTACAATAAAGATCATCCTGAAGAGAAAAGAGAATTTAAAAAACACACTTTTTTAAAAAAGGAGGATTTATGGACTACAAATTAA
- the polX gene encoding DNA polymerase/3'-5' exonuclease PolX produces MKNREIADLLFKIADALDLSNGDFFKIRAYRRAARAIKDLPEDIEKIYKEGKLTEIEGVGSGIAKKIEEYLKTGKMTKLEEVSKDIPESLFELLQIRDLGPKTINALYKELGVKNLKDLKRVIEDGSFAKVEGLGDKKAEKILENIKLYEEKIGENKRFTLGEVFFLVEEVVKRLKELKSVKRVSPAGSFRRMKETVGDIDILVESENPEEVARNFVSFPIIKKVLEKGKTKVSVLLKGLDIQMDLRIVSPSSYGAALLYFTGSKDHNVKIRSLAMKLGLKINEYGVFRGEEMVAGKTEEEIYELLKMEFIPPELREDRGEVELALNNSLPSIIDYTEIKGDLHIHSDYSDGQNSIKELALFAKNLGYSYIGISDHSKSASYAKGIKEDELKRQIDEIDQLNEQTKDFKILKGIESDILPDGSLDFEDKLLEKLDFVIGAIHTGFKKNVTERMERALENPYLTILAHPTGRLISSRTGYKVDLDRVMEKAKEKGKILEINAYYDRLDLDEINSREAYKRGIKFCINTDAHNFDMFRWIKLGIGIARRAWIPAEAVINSYPLNDISKFLKKNG; encoded by the coding sequence ATGAAGAATCGTGAGATTGCAGATCTCCTATTTAAAATCGCTGATGCTCTGGATTTATCAAATGGAGATTTCTTTAAAATTCGCGCTTATAGAAGAGCAGCAAGAGCAATAAAAGATTTACCAGAAGACATTGAAAAAATATATAAAGAAGGAAAACTCACTGAAATTGAAGGTGTTGGTTCTGGAATTGCAAAAAAAATAGAAGAATATCTAAAAACAGGAAAAATGACAAAGCTTGAAGAAGTCTCAAAAGACATACCTGAATCCCTCTTTGAACTTCTTCAGATAAGAGATTTAGGTCCTAAAACGATTAACGCTCTTTATAAGGAATTAGGAGTCAAAAACTTAAAGGATCTTAAAAGAGTCATTGAAGATGGAAGTTTTGCAAAAGTAGAAGGTCTTGGCGATAAAAAAGCAGAAAAAATTTTGGAAAATATAAAATTATATGAAGAAAAGATTGGTGAGAATAAAAGATTTACTCTTGGAGAAGTTTTTTTCCTTGTTGAAGAAGTAGTAAAAAGACTAAAAGAATTAAAATCAGTTAAAAGAGTTTCTCCTGCAGGATCTTTTAGAAGAATGAAAGAAACTGTAGGAGACATTGACATTCTTGTAGAATCAGAAAATCCTGAAGAAGTTGCAAGGAATTTTGTTTCCTTTCCTATTATCAAAAAAGTCTTAGAAAAAGGGAAAACCAAAGTTTCAGTCTTATTAAAGGGTCTTGATATACAAATGGATCTCAGAATCGTTTCTCCTTCTTCTTACGGAGCAGCTCTTTTGTATTTCACAGGCTCAAAAGATCATAACGTTAAAATAAGAAGTTTGGCAATGAAATTGGGATTAAAAATTAACGAATATGGCGTTTTTAGAGGAGAGGAAATGGTAGCAGGGAAAACTGAAGAAGAGATATACGAACTATTAAAAATGGAATTTATTCCCCCTGAACTTAGAGAAGACAGAGGAGAGGTTGAATTAGCTCTCAATAATAGCTTACCATCCATAATAGACTACACTGAAATAAAAGGAGACCTACACATTCACAGTGATTACTCGGATGGGCAAAATAGTATTAAAGAACTCGCTCTATTCGCAAAAAATCTTGGTTATTCCTATATAGGCATCTCTGACCACTCAAAATCAGCTTCTTATGCAAAAGGAATAAAAGAAGATGAGCTAAAACGCCAAATAGATGAAATAGACCAATTAAACGAACAAACAAAAGATTTTAAAATATTAAAAGGTATAGAAAGTGACATTTTACCTGATGGTTCTCTTGATTTTGAAGACAAGCTATTAGAAAAACTTGATTTTGTAATAGGGGCTATTCATACAGGATTCAAAAAGAATGTAACTGAAAGAATGGAAAGAGCTTTGGAAAATCCCTATCTTACAATCTTAGCACATCCAACAGGTCGTTTAATCTCAAGTAGAACAGGATACAAAGTTGACTTAGATAGGGTAATGGAAAAAGCAAAAGAAAAAGGAAAGATCCTTGAAATAAATGCTTACTATGATAGATTAGACTTAGATGAAATAAATTCAAGAGAAGCTTATAAAAGAGGAATAAAATTTTGTATAAATACAGACGCTCACAATTTTGATATGTTTAGATGGATAAAATTAGGAATTGGAATAGCAAGAAGAGCTTGGATTCCTGCTGAGGCGGTTATAAATTCTTACCCTCTTAACGATATTTCAAAATTTCTTAAAAAGAATGGATAA
- a CDS encoding radical SAM protein: MKNRIVFGPIPSRRVGKSLGINNIPPKICSYSCIYCQIGETYLLSKERKEFYKIEEIQTQVLKKISELRKRKEEINFLSFVSDGEPTLDINLGKEIELLKEIKIPIAVFTNSSLINLKDVQEDLLKANWISIKIDTVDEKIWKKINRPHPDLNLKEILEGILEFSDKYKGSLNTETMLVEGINTNKEQIEETADFISKIKREKVYISVPTRPPAVKTIKIPKKEIIKTAYDIFLKKNLNPELLTGFSEHGFPKISNVQEEILNITSVHPLKEEDVQKILKKANKDWSLVENLIKEGEIRMVKFRKNKFFLRNLKKEIKNG, encoded by the coding sequence ATGAAGAATAGAATAGTATTTGGACCTATCCCTTCAAGAAGAGTGGGAAAGAGTTTAGGAATAAATAATATTCCTCCTAAAATATGCTCTTATTCTTGCATTTATTGCCAAATAGGAGAAACTTATCTTCTCTCTAAAGAAAGAAAAGAATTTTATAAAATAGAAGAAATTCAAACTCAAGTTCTTAAGAAAATTTCAGAATTAAGAAAAAGAAAAGAAGAAATTAATTTCTTAAGTTTCGTCTCAGATGGAGAACCTACTTTGGACATAAACTTAGGGAAAGAAATAGAGCTTCTCAAAGAAATAAAAATACCAATTGCAGTATTTACCAACTCCTCTCTTATAAATTTAAAAGATGTGCAAGAAGACTTGCTAAAAGCAAATTGGATTTCCATTAAAATTGACACAGTGGACGAGAAAATATGGAAAAAGATAAATCGCCCACATCCAGATTTAAATCTTAAAGAAATCCTTGAGGGAATTTTAGAGTTTAGCGATAAATATAAAGGAAGTCTTAACACCGAAACCATGTTAGTTGAAGGAATAAATACTAATAAAGAACAAATAGAAGAGACTGCTGATTTCATTTCTAAGATAAAGAGAGAGAAGGTTTATATTTCGGTTCCCACAAGACCCCCTGCTGTTAAAACGATAAAAATACCAAAAAAAGAGATAATTAAAACTGCCTATGATATTTTCCTAAAGAAAAATCTTAATCCTGAACTCCTAACAGGTTTTTCAGAACATGGATTTCCAAAGATAAGCAATGTTCAAGAAGAAATTCTTAATATTACATCAGTTCATCCTCTAAAAGAAGAAGACGTCCAAAAAATCCTCAAAAAAGCAAATAAGGATTGGAGTCTTGTAGAAAATTTAATTAAAGAGGGAGAAATAAGGATGGTGAAATTTAGAAAAAATAAATTTTTCTTGCGAAATTTAAAAAAGGAGATTAAAAATGGGTAG
- the raiA gene encoding ribosome-associated translation inhibitor RaiA gives MDYKLITRHFEPTKELEEHIAKKLKKLARFSKWINHLEIIIDSEGSRKKTEINLSMNHKKINAKAEGEDDFKTVTEAFDKIIRQFKKVEEKIINHHGKK, from the coding sequence ATGGACTACAAATTAATAACCCGACATTTTGAACCAACCAAGGAATTGGAAGAACACATAGCAAAAAAACTTAAAAAACTCGCAAGATTTTCAAAGTGGATAAATCATCTTGAAATAATAATAGATAGCGAGGGAAGTAGAAAGAAAACAGAAATAAATCTATCAATGAACCACAAAAAAATAAATGCAAAAGCCGAAGGAGAAGACGATTTTAAGACTGTTACAGAAGCTTTTGATAAAATCATAAGACAATTCAAAAAAGTGGAGGAGAAAATAATTAACCATCATGGGAAAAAATGA
- a CDS encoding O-acetylhomoserine aminocarboxypropyltransferase/cysteine synthase family protein: MSKRKPETINLHSGQEKVDKEVGARAVPIYQTSSFVFKDTQHAANLFELKEEGHIYSRISNPTVEVFEKRMADIEGGKGALAVASGQAAETLTFLGLTELGEEIVAGNNLYGGTYQLLNHTLPKLGRKTTFVDSSKPEEFKKAITKKTKLLYVETIGNPKLDVPDFEEIAKIAHKEGIPLVVDNTAGIGITRPIDYGADIIVHSATKWIGGHGTSIGGVIVDSGKFNWDNGRFPQFVDPDPSYHGISFWKEFGNIAFITKIRYHLLRDLGPCLSPFNAFLFLQGLETLHLRMARHCENALAVAEFLKNHPAVKWVNYPGLPEHPSHKTAKKYLNGKYGGLVGFGIKGGIKAGKKFIESLKLFSHLANIGDAKSLVIHPASTTHQQLTKKEQLATGVTEDYIRLSIGLENIEDIKEDLDRALRKATK; encoded by the coding sequence ATGTCAAAAAGAAAACCGGAAACCATTAATTTACATTCAGGACAAGAAAAAGTAGATAAAGAAGTAGGGGCAAGAGCTGTTCCTATTTACCAAACCTCTTCTTTTGTCTTTAAAGATACTCAACATGCAGCAAATTTATTTGAACTTAAAGAAGAAGGACATATATATTCTCGAATCTCAAATCCAACTGTGGAAGTCTTTGAAAAAAGAATGGCTGATATAGAAGGAGGAAAAGGAGCTTTAGCTGTGGCTTCTGGACAAGCGGCTGAAACTCTTACTTTTTTAGGACTCACAGAATTAGGCGAAGAGATTGTGGCGGGAAATAATCTTTATGGAGGAACTTATCAATTACTAAACCATACTCTCCCAAAATTAGGTAGAAAGACTACTTTTGTTGATTCGTCAAAACCAGAAGAATTTAAAAAAGCAATAACAAAGAAAACAAAATTATTATATGTTGAAACAATTGGCAATCCAAAACTTGATGTGCCAGATTTTGAAGAAATTGCAAAAATAGCCCATAAAGAAGGAATTCCTTTAGTGGTTGACAACACTGCTGGAATTGGAATTACTCGACCTATAGACTACGGAGCCGATATAATTGTTCATTCCGCCACAAAATGGATTGGTGGACATGGGACATCAATTGGAGGAGTGATTGTGGACTCTGGAAAATTCAACTGGGATAACGGAAGATTTCCCCAGTTTGTTGATCCAGATCCAAGTTATCACGGAATAAGTTTCTGGAAAGAATTTGGTAATATTGCATTTATCACAAAAATAAGGTATCACCTTTTAAGAGATTTAGGGCCTTGTTTAAGTCCATTTAATGCTTTTTTATTTCTACAAGGGCTTGAAACACTTCATCTAAGGATGGCCCGCCATTGTGAAAATGCACTTGCTGTTGCAGAATTTCTAAAGAATCATCCAGCTGTTAAGTGGGTTAATTATCCAGGACTTCCTGAGCATCCAAGTCACAAAACAGCAAAAAAATATTTAAATGGTAAATATGGAGGTCTGGTAGGATTCGGAATAAAAGGTGGAATAAAAGCAGGTAAAAAATTTATTGAGTCTCTAAAATTGTTTTCCCATCTTGCAAATATAGGAGATGCAAAAAGCCTTGTAATTCATCCTGCTTCCACAACTCACCAACAATTAACAAAAAAAGAACAATTGGCAACAGGAGTAACAGAAGATTACATTCGTCTATCAATAGGTTTAGAAAATATAGAAGACATAAAAGAAGACCTTGACAGAGCTCTTCGAAAGGCCACAAAATGA
- a CDS encoding homoserine O-acetyltransferase, which yields MRKSKSIGIVETKYYTFAHPPKKLRLESGERLGPITVAYETYGTLNKEKSNAILITHAFSGDAHVAGYHKGDKKPGWWDSMVGPGKAFDTDKFFVICSNVLGGCAGTTGPSSINPETGKPYGLDFPIISINDMVKVQKELVNYLGIQKLLSVAGGSMGGMQALSWLTNYPERIKSAIIIASAIRHSPQQIAFNEVGRVSIISDPAWNNGDYYGKKRPVSGLALARMVGHITYMSDKSMMEKFGRRIRKEKGKHKFNTGFEVENYLHYRGSNFVKRFDANSYLYITKAIDCFDASRGRNLAEFLYGVKAKVLVLSFKSDWLYPTYQSKEIVKACKVAGIDTTFCEIHSTYGHDAFLLEVEEETKLIKHFLERVVKES from the coding sequence ATGAGAAAAAGTAAAAGTATTGGAATTGTTGAAACCAAGTATTATACTTTTGCCCACCCTCCTAAAAAGTTAAGACTAGAAAGTGGTGAAAGACTTGGACCAATTACAGTAGCTTATGAAACCTACGGAACCTTAAATAAGGAAAAATCAAACGCCATTCTTATAACCCACGCCTTTTCCGGAGATGCTCATGTTGCAGGATACCATAAAGGAGATAAGAAGCCTGGTTGGTGGGACTCAATGGTTGGTCCTGGAAAGGCTTTTGATACGGATAAGTTTTTTGTGATTTGCTCCAATGTCTTAGGAGGCTGCGCAGGAACTACTGGACCTTCTTCTATAAATCCTGAAACAGGAAAACCTTATGGGTTAGACTTCCCTATTATAAGCATCAATGATATGGTAAAAGTCCAAAAAGAACTAGTTAATTATCTTGGTATTCAAAAATTACTCTCGGTTGCAGGAGGATCAATGGGAGGAATGCAAGCTCTATCTTGGTTAACTAATTATCCTGAAAGAATTAAAAGCGCAATAATAATAGCCTCTGCAATCAGACACTCTCCACAGCAAATAGCTTTTAATGAAGTAGGTAGAGTCTCTATAATTTCTGATCCAGCTTGGAATAACGGAGATTATTATGGAAAGAAAAGACCTGTTTCTGGACTTGCTCTTGCTAGAATGGTAGGACATATAACATATATGAGTGATAAATCAATGATGGAAAAATTTGGCAGAAGAATTAGAAAAGAGAAAGGTAAGCACAAATTCAATACAGGTTTTGAAGTGGAAAATTACCTTCATTATAGAGGGAGTAATTTTGTAAAAAGGTTTGATGCTAATTCTTATCTTTATATAACAAAAGCAATAGATTGCTTTGATGCCTCAAGAGGAAGGAACTTAGCAGAATTTCTTTATGGGGTAAAAGCAAAAGTTTTGGTCCTCTCTTTTAAATCCGATTGGCTTTATCCTACTTATCAATCTAAGGAAATTGTGAAAGCATGTAAAGTTGCAGGGATAGATACAACTTTTTGTGAAA
- the hprK gene encoding HPr(Ser) kinase/phosphatase, producing the protein MGKNEITIKELIEDVKSYINIEIIAGEKGLNRKVSEKYISRPGYLLAGYEEHFPADSIQILGNRDIGYLSTLNKEELQKKIERFLSFNPPGIVIAWGHEAPSPLIKGCSELKIPLMRTDAPSAKVSEIIQYCLEERLADVVYIHGDLVDVFGIGLLITGESGMGKSELALDLVNRGHRLVADDIVCIKRKRDVLFGEEKEKENILRHNIEIRGVGILNVAALFGVKAIRMKKRVEMQLDLVRWEKSKDYTRTGLEMEETEILGVPIPKITIPLIPGKNIATIAEVIAIDYLGKGVGFYSGEIFEHELIKKLQKRQKKYMRLEEDEE; encoded by the coding sequence ATGGGAAAAAATGAAATAACAATTAAAGAGTTAATCGAGGATGTAAAGAGTTATATTAATATAGAAATAATTGCTGGAGAAAAAGGGTTAAATAGAAAAGTCTCAGAAAAATACATTAGTAGACCGGGATACCTCTTAGCAGGTTATGAAGAACATTTCCCGGCTGATTCAATCCAAATTCTTGGAAATAGAGATATCGGCTATCTTTCTACTCTCAATAAAGAAGAACTCCAAAAGAAAATCGAAAGATTTCTTTCTTTTAATCCCCCAGGAATTGTAATAGCATGGGGTCATGAGGCCCCTTCTCCTTTAATAAAAGGGTGTTCAGAACTAAAAATCCCTCTTATGAGAACCGATGCTCCTTCTGCCAAAGTCTCTGAGATAATTCAATACTGTTTGGAAGAAAGGTTAGCAGACGTTGTTTATATTCACGGAGATCTAGTTGATGTATTTGGGATAGGGCTTCTTATTACCGGAGAAAGCGGAATGGGAAAAAGCGAGTTGGCTTTAGATTTAGTAAACAGAGGCCATCGTCTCGTTGCTGATGATATCGTCTGTATAAAAAGAAAAAGAGACGTTCTTTTTGGCGAAGAGAAAGAAAAAGAAAATATCCTACGACATAATATTGAAATACGAGGAGTAGGAATCCTAAATGTGGCAGCACTTTTTGGAGTAAAAGCAATAAGAATGAAAAAAAGAGTAGAAATGCAATTAGACTTAGTAAGGTGGGAAAAAAGTAAAGATTATACAAGAACAGGTCTTGAAATGGAAGAAACAGAAATATTAGGTGTGCCTATTCCAAAAATAACAATTCCTCTAATTCCTGGAAAAAATATCGCAACCATTGCAGAAGTAATCGCAATAGATTACTTGGGAAAAGGTGTTGGATTTTATTCTGGAGAAATATTTGAACATGAGTTAATAAAAAAACTCCAGAAAAGACAGAAAAAGTATATGCGATTAGAAGAAGATGAAGAATAG
- a CDS encoding YggS family pyridoxal phosphate-dependent enzyme, protein MGRIGDNYKKLRDSIKEDIKIVVATKARSVKEISEVIEAGAEHIGENYVYPEALKKYEELGDLALKVKWHLIGHLQTNKINKALSIFDLIQTVDSVEKAIQIDKRVEETGRVMVPILLEINSAKEKTKTGFMPEFEVIKEALLQMENLRYIEIRGLMTMGPLEKEPSKIRPYFVSTRKIFEKLKDVQTINSKMEILSMGMSNSYKIAIEEGANMIRIGTLIFGERQNNSR, encoded by the coding sequence ATGGGTAGGATTGGAGATAACTACAAAAAACTCCGCGATTCTATTAAAGAAGATATAAAAATAGTTGTGGCTACAAAAGCAAGGAGTGTGAAAGAGATCTCAGAAGTTATTGAAGCAGGGGCAGAACATATAGGAGAAAATTACGTTTATCCAGAGGCTCTAAAAAAATATGAAGAATTAGGGGATCTTGCCCTTAAAGTAAAATGGCACCTAATTGGCCATCTTCAGACAAACAAAATAAATAAAGCTCTATCTATTTTCGACCTAATTCAGACAGTAGACTCTGTGGAAAAAGCAATTCAAATTGATAAAAGAGTTGAAGAAACAGGAAGAGTGATGGTTCCAATCCTTTTAGAGATAAATAGCGCAAAAGAAAAAACAAAAACAGGCTTTATGCCTGAATTCGAAGTCATAAAAGAAGCATTACTTCAAATGGAAAATTTAAGATATATAGAAATTAGAGGTCTTATGACAATGGGTCCTCTTGAAAAAGAGCCTTCAAAAATAAGACCTTATTTTGTCTCAACAAGAAAAATTTTCGAAAAACTAAAAGATGTCCAAACGATAAATTCTAAAATGGAAATCCTATCAATGGGAATGAGTAACTCCTATAAAATTGCAATTGAAGAAGGTGCAAATATGATAAGAATAGGAACTCTAATATTTGGAGAAAGGCAAAATAATTCAAGATAA